ATCCGCCTCAGTTTCTATGGCATTGCGGGCTACTAACATGGTATCAGTTAGCAAATAACGCAAAACATCATCATTAGCAAGGGTATCACTGGTAATCTCTTGGCGAGAAAGATGTTCTATTGCCGTTTCTACCGCAATCATTGATCCCACCTTTCCTAGTTTAGCAGAACCAGCACCATCTGCTGCTGCTATCACCAACACATTATTTGCCAATAGCTGCCAATGGTGAGCATCCTGACAAAGTTGCTGGTTTTTGGAGTGACTAGTTCCGCATACAGATGCAGCTACTATCCGCCATTGAGAAATCTGTTTTGATGTATTCATATAATTTTTTTTCCACAGCTAGTTCAGTTTAAACAACAAGCTGTAATTTTCATTAAACAGATCCCCAACCAATTGGTGGTAGTGCTACCTGTTCATCTAGCTGAGAATGAGATACGGCTGACATACTGGCAGACAGCCAAACAAACATCTCAATAAAGTTCAATCCTTTTAATTTCAGGGGACTACGCACAGCGATTTGACTTAATTGGCTCATATTCGCATTTTCTACGCCCACAGTAAAGAAAGCTACGCGCTTATTAGACTCATCTGCTTGCAGTCTTTGGGAAGCTTGTACCAATGTTGAATCAGTTTCACCTTGGGGTTCACCATCAGTAATCATGAACACCCAAGGACGGTAGTAAGCAATCCCATTAGTGCGATATTGGGATTTGCGCTCTTGAATAATATCTAATGCTTTATGAATTGCCGAACCCATAATTGTTAAACCCTGGGCTGTGAGAATGGGAGGGTTAAATTGATCGGCAGTGATAAAGTCCTGCACGACATTGACATTACTATCAAATGTAATAATTGCCACCTCTACCCTTCTGGATGCTAGGGAATTTTTGACTAGTTCATCCTTTAAACTTAGCAAACCTTGATTTAAAGCTTCGATTCGTTCCCCTTGCATTGAGCCAGAGGTATCTAGCAATAGCACGCATGGACAACGTGGTTCGGGATTTTCAGCAAATTCTACAACTTCGTCAAGATTAAATGTATCAATCATAACTTCTTGTGTTATGTTATAATTCAAAGTTTTATTTTCCTTTTACTCTAAAGTATATAGTTTCTGGCGTTAGTATGACTAAAATTATGGTATTTTGCGGGAGATACTTGAGTTTTTCCGTAAAGATATGGATTTGGGGTAAATTCACCAAATGTCTCTCCTACTCCTCATCACTACTTAGTCACTGGTAATTTATGAGGATATTTAATCTTACTTATAGCGGTTCTCCGTCGGATGAAATACAATCGAGGGCGGGGAAACCTCACCCCTACAGGGTTTGTAATTCGATGACTGTATCTCATCTAAGTGCATACCGCTATATTGTCAAGTGTCTGCCATAATTGAACTTTGCCAAAGTTAAAATGAGAGAAGTCAGGAGTTACTAAATTAGGAGTCATCGAGTCAAACAGCGTGAAGGCCTAGTTTTTTACCTAGATTCTCCAGTCTGTTGAGTTGCAATCTGATGCAATAATCAATATATACATTTACCTCCATAAATTTTTAAAGCTTTTATGTGGGATTTCCTCTGTCTTTAGGTAAATAAATTCATTATTGTTAAATCCAGAAAAAGGAGGAAGATTAGTCTGAAAATTGATGAATTTAAATCACCAAAAAAATCTCAGCATACTCAATAGTATCACTATATAGTTTATCAAGATGAAATAGCTATAAAATATGACAGGACGGAGATTTGTATCCAAACAACGGGTAAAAAATCAAGATAAAAAACTACAAAAACTGTTACATTCAAAGTCCAGGAGAATTTTCAGAAGCTGTTTTTCATTGATATTCATAATTTAATAACTTGTGATCATGACCATATTTCTCGATGATATCAAATTGCAGCCTGATATTTAATCTTTTCCAATACTATGTTGATGTATCCGCCAAAAAAAATTGTAAAAATATGAAAAATACTGGCACTTTTACCAAATTATCTCCCCCAGGTTTATTAAGACAATTAGGCAATTGTTATGAAACTACCTGTTTACAAGC
The window above is part of the Dolichospermum sp. DET69 genome. Proteins encoded here:
- a CDS encoding VWA domain-containing protein — protein: MIDTFNLDEVVEFAENPEPRCPCVLLLDTSGSMQGERIEALNQGLLSLKDELVKNSLASRRVEVAIITFDSNVNVVQDFITADQFNPPILTAQGLTIMGSAIHKALDIIQERKSQYRTNGIAYYRPWVFMITDGEPQGETDSTLVQASQRLQADESNKRVAFFTVGVENANMSQLSQIAVRSPLKLKGLNFIEMFVWLSASMSAVSHSQLDEQVALPPIGWGSV